In Burkholderia sp. GAS332, one DNA window encodes the following:
- a CDS encoding iron complex outermembrane recepter protein, with protein MAAAWLPVTAAWAQDVSQAPGVQENAKAAAPAAASAAKAGTTAGTAAKAGTEAAPAALKEVVVTARRRKENVQKVPAPISTVSGDELEAQRNYRVQDLQNTLPSTNVAYIHARQSSISVRGIGNNPANDGLEGSVGVYLDNVYLGRPGMAVFDALDISQIELLRGPQGTLFGKNSTAGILNITTKRPTFTTEASLEQSIGQRGYVQTKASLSGPITDTLAGSLLLYRTHDDGDIKNLYTGSQLNGGTREGGRGELLFKPTGDLNVRVIADYNTEDSSYGTQVLYGLGPTINGVNQFLSRAASVGASPVTNPSLYQVNLDSRQHVSVHQGGLSVEVNDTLPSGFTLTSITAGRFWNFDPANDDNLNKPVIYNTGVSVNDHQFSQEFRVASPTGGPIDYVAGAYYFYQQLNNNTFTYYGPDADAVILGRDIGALDNTTSTAPAHMTTNSFALFAQSTWHIDSRADLTAGVRGTYEEKTADVNRNAPIGGATLGPAAQAVRNSVIGAYASGDLHLSNVSPSALLNFGYKLAPDVLGYATLSHGEKSGGVNMAVSSAPTQGANSLIVGPERANNAELGIKSEFLENRLMLNANLFWTQISGYQATSLVGTPTGVISVLSNAADVRSRGAEIDLRAMPIRNLTLGLNASYIDATYTSYENAPCPSEVAIPNPKATCSLTGRPVAGAPRWILNLSAQYQFRLAHDVDEYFAAAYSLRSNQYGTLDDSQYGKLPGYGIVNIATGWRLATGRHQWDLSIWARNLFDKRYYLASFATYNGAYTASVGDSRMFGATLRYDY; from the coding sequence ATGGCAGCGGCATGGCTGCCGGTAACGGCCGCCTGGGCACAGGACGTCAGTCAGGCGCCCGGCGTGCAGGAAAATGCCAAAGCAGCGGCGCCGGCGGCAGCATCGGCTGCCAAAGCGGGTACGACTGCGGGCACCGCCGCCAAAGCGGGCACTGAAGCCGCCCCGGCGGCATTGAAGGAAGTGGTCGTGACCGCCCGCCGCCGCAAGGAAAACGTGCAGAAAGTGCCGGCGCCGATCTCGACCGTGAGCGGTGACGAACTCGAAGCGCAGCGCAACTACCGCGTGCAGGATCTGCAGAACACCTTGCCGAGCACGAACGTCGCGTACATCCATGCGCGGCAATCGAGCATCTCCGTGCGGGGCATCGGCAACAATCCGGCGAACGACGGCCTCGAAGGCAGTGTCGGTGTCTATCTCGACAATGTGTATCTGGGACGTCCCGGCATGGCGGTGTTCGACGCGCTCGACATCAGCCAGATCGAATTGCTGCGGGGGCCGCAAGGCACCTTGTTCGGCAAGAACAGCACGGCCGGCATTCTGAACATCACGACCAAACGGCCGACCTTCACGACCGAAGCGTCGCTCGAACAATCGATCGGGCAGCGCGGCTACGTGCAAACCAAGGCCTCGCTGTCCGGTCCGATTACCGACACGCTGGCGGGCAGCCTGCTGCTCTACCGCACGCATGACGACGGCGATATCAAGAACCTGTACACCGGTTCGCAACTGAACGGCGGCACCCGCGAAGGCGGACGCGGCGAGTTGCTGTTCAAGCCGACCGGCGATCTCAACGTGCGCGTGATCGCCGACTACAACACCGAAGATTCGAGCTATGGCACGCAGGTGCTGTACGGTCTCGGCCCCACGATTAACGGCGTGAATCAGTTCCTCTCGCGAGCGGCGTCGGTCGGGGCCTCGCCGGTGACGAATCCTTCGCTCTACCAGGTCAATCTCGATTCGCGTCAGCACGTGAGCGTGCATCAGGGGGGATTGTCGGTCGAAGTGAACGACACGCTGCCGAGCGGCTTTACGCTGACGTCCATTACCGCGGGCCGCTTCTGGAATTTCGACCCGGCCAACGACGACAACCTGAACAAGCCGGTGATCTACAACACCGGTGTGTCGGTCAACGACCATCAGTTTTCGCAGGAATTCCGGGTGGCGTCGCCCACCGGCGGTCCGATCGACTATGTGGCCGGCGCCTATTATTTCTACCAGCAACTGAACAACAACACCTTCACGTACTACGGACCGGACGCCGACGCGGTGATCCTCGGCCGCGATATCGGCGCGCTCGACAACACGACCTCGACGGCACCCGCGCACATGACCACCAACAGCTTCGCGCTGTTCGCGCAGAGCACGTGGCACATCGATTCGCGCGCCGATTTGACGGCGGGCGTGCGCGGCACGTATGAAGAGAAGACCGCCGACGTCAACCGCAATGCGCCTATCGGTGGCGCAACCTTGGGGCCGGCCGCGCAGGCGGTGCGCAACAGCGTGATCGGCGCGTATGCGTCGGGCGATCTGCATCTGTCGAACGTGAGTCCGTCGGCGCTCCTGAACTTCGGCTACAAGCTCGCGCCCGATGTGCTGGGCTACGCGACGCTGTCGCACGGCGAAAAGTCGGGTGGTGTGAACATGGCGGTGTCGTCCGCGCCCACGCAAGGGGCGAATTCGCTGATCGTCGGACCGGAGCGCGCCAATAACGCCGAACTCGGCATCAAGAGTGAATTCCTCGAAAATCGCCTGATGCTCAACGCCAATCTGTTCTGGACGCAGATCAGCGGCTATCAGGCGACGAGTCTCGTCGGCACGCCCACCGGCGTCATCTCGGTGCTCTCGAATGCCGCCGACGTGCGCAGCCGTGGCGCTGAAATCGATCTGCGCGCGATGCCGATCCGCAATCTCACCTTGGGACTCAACGCCTCGTATATCGACGCGACGTACACCTCGTATGAGAACGCGCCGTGCCCGTCGGAAGTGGCGATTCCGAATCCCAAAGCGACCTGCAGCCTGACTGGCCGGCCGGTGGCCGGCGCGCCGCGCTGGATCCTGAACCTGAGCGCGCAGTACCAGTTCCGTCTCGCGCACGACGTCGACGAATACTTCGCCGCCGCTTACTCGTTGCGCTCGAATCAGTACGGCACGCTCGACGATTCGCAGTACGGCAAGCTGCCGGGCTACGGCATCGTCAACATCGCGACCGGCTGGCGTCTCGCCACGGGACGCCATCAATGGGACCTGTCGATCTGGGCGCGCAACCTGTTCGACAAGCGCTATTACCTTGCCTCGTTCGCGACTTACAACGGCGCGTACACGGCCTCGGTGGGCGACTCGCGGATGTTCGGCGCAACGCTGCGCTACGACTATTGA
- a CDS encoding sulfonate transport system substrate-binding protein: MNLSIKWAKPLLLVALTWLLAAPGFVAAQTVIRIAVPDISAGPKPAGGGVVDVIYVNKLLDKAFAKDGVEVRWTFFKGAGPAINEALANHQVDLAFLGDLAGVIGRANGLDTRLIAALGRDINGFLAVVPGQGLTDLNALKGKQVAVFRGTALQLSFDSVLRAQGLNERDFRVVNLDPNAAAAALAARRIDALWGSSGVFVLRDKGLADVPVSTQGKQGVGTLKAGLVASSDFLKAHPDLATRVVRTVVQASQWLSDKHNLDAYIALEQNQADVPATVWRNELGSSDPAVTFSPLLDTYFVDAFKRDVDTAKQQGLIRRPFDVDQWVDRTYLTQALRELDLTNHWQAYRAFGQADKSI; the protein is encoded by the coding sequence ATGAACCTCTCGATCAAATGGGCCAAGCCGTTGCTGCTTGTCGCGCTGACGTGGCTGCTCGCAGCCCCCGGTTTTGTCGCTGCGCAGACGGTGATCCGCATCGCCGTGCCGGACATCAGCGCGGGGCCGAAGCCGGCCGGTGGCGGTGTGGTCGATGTGATTTACGTCAACAAGCTGCTCGACAAGGCGTTCGCGAAGGACGGTGTGGAAGTGCGCTGGACTTTCTTCAAGGGCGCAGGCCCGGCGATCAACGAAGCGCTCGCCAACCATCAGGTCGATCTGGCCTTTCTCGGTGACCTGGCGGGTGTGATCGGCCGGGCGAACGGACTGGATACGCGTCTGATCGCGGCGCTGGGCCGTGACATCAACGGCTTTCTCGCGGTCGTGCCGGGGCAGGGCCTGACCGATCTCAACGCACTGAAAGGCAAGCAGGTTGCGGTGTTTCGCGGCACCGCGCTGCAACTGTCGTTCGACAGCGTGCTGCGTGCACAAGGCCTGAACGAACGCGATTTCCGCGTGGTCAATCTCGATCCGAATGCAGCGGCCGCGGCGCTGGCTGCACGCCGCATCGACGCGCTATGGGGATCGTCCGGCGTGTTCGTGCTGCGTGACAAGGGTCTCGCCGACGTGCCGGTCAGCACGCAGGGCAAGCAGGGTGTCGGCACGCTGAAGGCAGGGCTGGTGGCTTCGTCGGACTTTCTCAAGGCGCATCCGGACCTGGCGACGCGCGTCGTGCGCACCGTCGTGCAAGCGTCGCAATGGCTTTCCGACAAACACAACCTCGATGCCTATATCGCCCTGGAGCAGAACCAGGCGGATGTGCCAGCCACGGTATGGCGCAATGAACTTGGGTCGAGCGATCCGGCCGTCACGTTCTCGCCGCTGCTGGACACCTATTTCGTCGACGCTTTCAAACGTGACGTGGATACCGCGAAGCAACAAGGATTGATTCGCCGTCCGTTCGACGTCGATCAGTGGGTGGATCGCACGTATCTGACTCAGGCGTTACGTGAGCTCGATCTGACGAATCATTGGCAGGCATACCGCGCCTTCGGCCAGGCCGATAAGTCGATTTGA
- a CDS encoding protein TonB: MSTSMLYEPAPGAPFADEHRGARRRHARTGTAVSVALHGALFAALYLAWSHAPEPPPRARTIELTLTRPEVPQPLVTPQPARPMAQPQQLKPTPPLQRVRPAAPQPQHASPVAHAAPVVTPDTHAAPIPSAAPAISNAPSVAQPVAAPSAPVAATETPAPSKPRVIDTNGIPSDYVAKVFERINRYAADSYPRAARLRHEEGRIAYRLTLDAEGHVVHLDLTPSGSDLLDDAAREAIRSAAPFPKPPDLGASAYRLAGTIVYQLTD; the protein is encoded by the coding sequence GTGAGCACATCAATGTTGTACGAACCCGCGCCTGGGGCGCCGTTCGCCGATGAGCATCGTGGCGCGAGGCGTCGTCATGCGCGGACCGGCACGGCGGTGTCGGTGGCCCTGCACGGTGCGCTGTTTGCCGCGCTGTATCTGGCGTGGTCGCATGCACCGGAGCCACCGCCGCGGGCACGGACCATTGAGTTGACGCTGACGCGGCCCGAGGTTCCGCAGCCATTGGTGACACCTCAACCTGCGCGGCCGATGGCGCAACCGCAGCAACTCAAACCGACGCCGCCGCTGCAGCGGGTGAGGCCGGCTGCGCCCCAGCCGCAACATGCGAGTCCGGTGGCGCACGCTGCGCCGGTCGTCACACCGGACACGCATGCGGCGCCCATACCGTCCGCAGCACCGGCTATCTCCAATGCGCCGAGCGTCGCACAACCCGTTGCAGCACCTTCGGCGCCCGTTGCCGCCACTGAAACCCCGGCGCCGTCGAAGCCACGCGTAATCGATACCAACGGCATTCCGAGCGACTACGTCGCGAAAGTATTCGAGCGTATCAACCGCTACGCCGCGGACAGTTATCCCCGTGCCGCGCGTCTGCGTCACGAGGAAGGCCGCATCGCCTACCGGCTCACGCTCGATGCGGAAGGGCACGTCGTGCATCTGGACCTCACGCCCTCGGGCAGCGACCTGCTCGACGACGCTGCCCGCGAAGCGATCAGATCCGCTGCGCCGTTTCCGAAGCCGCCCGATCTCGGCGCGAGTGCCTACCGCCTCGCCGGCACGATCGTCTATCAACTAACCGATTGA
- a CDS encoding cAMP-binding domain of CRP or a regulatory subunit of cAMP-dependent protein kinases produces MSTITEAFNLDAAGLPSALRSAGRPSAGRPSAGRPSAGRPSAVLSAGIPPARPAPLLSSRRDGRSLDAGVRHAIHAAFTANPCLQSWPAHAIDALCDAGQLRTWTNGELIFARDQPCDDIQVVLSGAIEMSWTNSAGVRAVAVYMWPNEVINFIPVMDRRGSMHDQRAHGSTTLFHIPGSALFDLLAREPALLRNVLDLICLRSRALHGRMGKTALAGFRARLADQLLGLAEWHGKKTERGVELTIKLSQEDLAALLAASRQSINKELRWLVQQGIVDVRYSRITVIDLEALREVSNAA; encoded by the coding sequence ATGAGCACAATCACCGAAGCATTTAACCTGGACGCCGCGGGACTGCCGTCTGCCTTGCGTTCTGCGGGGCGGCCATCCGCGGGGCGGCCATCCGCGGGGCGGCCATCCGCAGGGCGGCCGTCCGCGGTGCTCTCCGCCGGGATTCCTCCCGCCCGTCCCGCGCCCTTGCTCTCGTCGCGGCGTGACGGCCGCTCGCTAGACGCGGGCGTGCGTCATGCGATCCACGCTGCGTTCACCGCCAATCCCTGCCTGCAAAGCTGGCCCGCACACGCAATCGACGCGTTATGCGACGCCGGTCAACTGCGCACCTGGACCAACGGTGAGCTGATCTTCGCGCGCGATCAACCGTGCGACGACATCCAGGTCGTCCTCTCCGGCGCGATCGAAATGAGCTGGACTAACTCGGCCGGCGTGCGCGCAGTGGCGGTGTACATGTGGCCGAACGAAGTCATCAACTTCATTCCGGTGATGGACCGGCGCGGCTCGATGCACGACCAGCGCGCACACGGCTCGACGACGCTGTTCCACATCCCCGGCAGCGCACTGTTCGACCTGCTTGCTCGCGAGCCCGCGTTGTTGCGCAATGTGCTCGATCTGATCTGCCTGCGAAGCCGCGCATTGCACGGGCGGATGGGCAAGACAGCGTTGGCCGGATTTCGCGCGCGCCTCGCGGATCAGTTGCTCGGGCTTGCCGAATGGCACGGCAAGAAAACGGAGCGGGGCGTGGAGTTGACGATCAAGCTGTCGCAGGAGGACCTCGCCGCGCTATTGGCCGCGTCCCGGCAGAGCATCAACAAGGAACTGCGCTGGCTCGTGCAGCAGGGTATCGTGGACGTGCGTTATAGCCGGATTACCGTGATCGATCTGGAGGCACTGCGGGAAGTCAGCAACGCCGCGTGA
- a CDS encoding taurine dioxygenase yields MSNLSLATSTALDIHPVTGRIGAEIRGVRLSGQLEPATVEAIRAALVRHKVIFFRGQTHLQDADQEAFAKLLGDPVSHPTVPVVDGTDYLLELDSHRGGRANSWHTDVTFVDAYPQASILRGVTIPAVGGDTVWANTATAYDDLPPPLKALAEQLWAVHSNEYDYANYANVGERGRDAEALKRYREVFVSTRYETEHPVVRVHPESGEKTLILGHFVKSFVGLTPSASAHLLELLQAYVTRLENIVRWRWQAGDVAIWDNRATQHYAVNDYGDAHRVVRRVTLKGDVPVSVDGRRSFTRSVVPNPAVKAA; encoded by the coding sequence ATGTCGAATCTCAGTCTCGCGACGTCCACCGCGTTGGACATTCATCCCGTCACGGGCCGCATCGGCGCGGAAATTCGTGGCGTGCGCCTGTCGGGTCAGCTCGAGCCGGCAACGGTCGAAGCGATTCGCGCCGCACTGGTGCGCCACAAGGTGATCTTTTTCCGCGGCCAGACGCACCTGCAGGATGCTGACCAGGAAGCCTTCGCCAAGCTGCTCGGGGACCCGGTCTCGCATCCCACGGTGCCGGTGGTCGACGGCACCGACTACCTGCTCGAACTCGATTCGCATCGCGGCGGCCGTGCGAATTCGTGGCACACGGACGTGACGTTCGTCGATGCGTATCCGCAAGCGTCGATCCTGCGTGGTGTGACGATTCCGGCCGTGGGTGGCGATACCGTCTGGGCCAATACCGCCACCGCTTACGACGATCTGCCACCGCCGCTCAAAGCGCTTGCCGAGCAACTGTGGGCCGTGCACAGCAACGAATACGACTACGCGAACTACGCCAACGTCGGCGAGCGTGGACGTGATGCTGAAGCGCTCAAACGCTATCGCGAAGTGTTCGTGTCGACACGTTACGAGACGGAGCATCCGGTCGTGCGCGTGCATCCTGAATCCGGCGAAAAGACGCTGATTCTCGGGCATTTCGTTAAGAGCTTCGTCGGGCTCACGCCAAGTGCGTCGGCGCATTTGCTGGAACTGCTGCAAGCCTACGTGACGCGTCTCGAGAACATCGTGCGCTGGCGCTGGCAGGCGGGCGACGTCGCGATCTGGGACAACCGCGCGACCCAGCACTACGCCGTCAACGACTACGGCGACGCCCACCGCGTGGTGCGTCGCGTGACGCTGAAGGGCGACGTGCCGGTCAGCGTCGACGGTCGCCGCAGCTTTACGCGCAGCGTCGTACCGAATCCGGCTGTGAAGGCCGCTTAA
- a CDS encoding arylsulfatase, with product MSSDPVARTPSKRPNFLVIVADDLGFSDLGAFGGEIATPNLDALAHAGVRFTDFHTASACSPTRSMLLTGTDHHIAGIGTMAEALSPELAGKPGYEGYLNDRVVALPELLRDAGYFTTMAGKWHLGLTLERAPSARGFERSFALLPGAANHYGFEPVAIDAEQPRLHRSTRSLYVEDDRFVDELPEDFYSSDSFTDKLLQYLDERPDDGRPFFAYLPFSAPHWPLQAPAETVEHYRGRYTAGPDALREERLAKQRVLGLLGENVEAHPVVARNAEWDQLTDDERDFSARTMEVYAGMVERLDWNVGRVIEYLKATGELDNTFVLFLSDNGAEGALLEALPVFGPNLQQFISDHYDNSLPNVGRGNSYVWYGPRWAQAATAPSRLYKAFTTEGGIRVVAFAHYPALARQGEIGGAFSTVMDVVPTVLELAGVKHPGSTYKGRTVAQPKGASLLPYLNRTSDAVHDAHRVTGWELFGMRAVRQGDWKAVFIPQPVGPGAWQLYDLAQDPGETRDRAGDEPKKLAALLDHWQAYVVENGVQEVSRVFG from the coding sequence ATGTCTTCTGATCCGGTAGCGCGCACACCATCGAAGCGCCCCAACTTCCTCGTGATCGTCGCTGACGATCTCGGCTTCTCCGACCTCGGCGCATTCGGCGGCGAGATCGCGACGCCCAACCTCGACGCGCTTGCGCACGCAGGTGTGCGTTTCACCGACTTCCACACGGCATCGGCCTGCTCGCCGACCCGATCGATGCTGCTCACTGGTACCGATCATCACATCGCGGGAATCGGCACGATGGCCGAGGCCTTGTCGCCGGAACTCGCGGGCAAGCCGGGTTATGAGGGCTATCTGAACGACCGTGTGGTCGCGTTGCCCGAACTGCTGCGCGATGCCGGTTACTTCACGACGATGGCGGGCAAATGGCATCTCGGTTTGACGCTGGAGCGCGCACCGTCGGCGCGCGGTTTCGAGCGTTCGTTCGCGCTGCTGCCGGGTGCGGCGAATCATTATGGTTTCGAACCCGTCGCGATTGATGCCGAACAACCGCGTCTGCATCGCTCGACGCGTTCCTTGTATGTCGAAGACGACCGCTTCGTCGACGAACTGCCGGAAGATTTCTATTCCTCCGACTCGTTCACCGACAAGCTGCTGCAATACCTTGACGAACGTCCCGACGACGGCCGGCCGTTCTTCGCCTATCTGCCGTTTTCCGCGCCGCACTGGCCGTTGCAGGCGCCGGCTGAAACCGTTGAGCACTATCGCGGCCGTTATACGGCCGGCCCCGATGCGCTGCGCGAAGAGCGTCTCGCCAAACAGCGCGTGCTAGGTTTGCTCGGCGAGAACGTCGAAGCGCATCCGGTGGTCGCGCGCAATGCCGAATGGGATCAGCTCACCGACGACGAGCGGGACTTCTCGGCACGCACGATGGAAGTCTATGCGGGGATGGTCGAGCGTCTGGACTGGAATGTGGGTCGCGTAATCGAGTATCTGAAAGCGACCGGCGAACTCGACAACACCTTCGTGCTGTTCCTGTCGGATAACGGCGCGGAGGGGGCTTTGCTTGAAGCGCTGCCGGTGTTCGGCCCGAACCTGCAGCAGTTCATCAGCGACCACTACGACAACAGCCTGCCCAATGTGGGGCGGGGCAATTCGTATGTCTGGTATGGACCGCGCTGGGCCCAGGCGGCGACCGCGCCGTCGCGGCTCTATAAGGCGTTCACGACCGAAGGCGGGATTCGTGTGGTCGCGTTCGCACACTATCCGGCGCTCGCGCGCCAGGGCGAGATCGGCGGCGCGTTTTCCACCGTGATGGACGTCGTGCCGACCGTGCTCGAACTCGCGGGCGTGAAGCATCCGGGCAGCACGTATAAAGGCCGCACGGTCGCGCAGCCGAAGGGCGCCTCGCTGCTGCCGTATCTGAATCGCACCTCAGACGCCGTACACGACGCGCATCGCGTAACAGGTTGGGAATTGTTCGGCATGCGCGCAGTGCGGCAGGGCGACTGGAAAGCGGTGTTCATTCCGCAGCCGGTCGGGCCGGGCGCGTGGCAACTCTACGACCTCGCGCAAGACCCGGGCGAAACCCGTGATCGCGCCGGCGATGAACCCAAAAAGCTCGCCGCGTTGCTGGACCACTGGCAAGCCTATGTCGTGGAGAACGGCGTGCAGGAAGTCTCGCGCGTGTTCGGGTGA
- a CDS encoding sulfonate transport system permease protein: MRWRGLSGWTLPVLLYALWWLASHHQWMSPQILPTPELVWQTAADLLSDNLVANLLISLRRLAFGLVAGVLGGTLLGAAMGTSRTVDAVIAPSFYALAQIPTLAWLPLLMVVLGIGESLKVVLIFKAVLVPVAIHTQLGVRTVPPRLREMAAVLRLPRGQAVRLLIAPAALPPFLTGLRLGLAQGWLTLIAVELLASSEGIGYLMVWGRQMFQLDIVFVCIAVIGVVGFTMDYGIHALDRQVVRWPRVALAEHVTHARGGWLAYGYGALLPLAAVVVWGIASHEHWVDARILPAPLAVMASTWQDIRSGALPIPLLHTLLRSVEGLALGTTIGVLSGLALGLNTSLRRTAGPTLAALRQVAIFAWIPLLTAWAGIDDLAKVIFVALAAFFPMVVATARAVENLSPQLAEVAQTLRLNFAQRLRWLILPAIVPGVFAGLRLALVYAWLGAIGAEYFMPSGVGIGRFMLDAQQLFRMDRLLSAAVVVGALGALFGWLGGRLEASATRWRGPR, encoded by the coding sequence GTGCGTTGGCGTGGCCTGTCCGGATGGACGCTGCCGGTGCTGCTGTATGCGCTGTGGTGGCTCGCATCGCACCATCAGTGGATGTCGCCGCAGATTCTGCCGACGCCCGAACTGGTCTGGCAAACCGCCGCCGACCTGCTCAGCGATAACCTTGTGGCCAATCTGCTTATCAGCTTGAGGCGCCTCGCGTTCGGTCTCGTTGCGGGCGTGCTGGGCGGCACGTTGCTCGGCGCCGCGATGGGCACGAGCCGCACAGTCGACGCAGTGATCGCACCCAGCTTTTACGCGCTCGCACAAATTCCGACGCTCGCGTGGCTGCCGCTGCTGATGGTGGTGCTGGGCATCGGCGAGTCGCTGAAAGTGGTGTTGATTTTCAAGGCCGTGCTGGTGCCGGTGGCGATTCATACGCAACTCGGCGTGCGCACCGTGCCGCCACGCCTGCGCGAGATGGCGGCGGTGTTGCGTTTGCCGCGCGGGCAGGCCGTGCGACTGTTGATCGCGCCGGCTGCGCTGCCGCCGTTTCTGACCGGGCTGCGTCTCGGGCTGGCGCAGGGGTGGCTCACGCTGATCGCGGTCGAGTTGCTCGCGTCGTCCGAAGGGATCGGCTACCTGATGGTGTGGGGCCGGCAGATGTTCCAGCTCGACATCGTGTTCGTGTGCATCGCAGTGATCGGTGTGGTCGGTTTCACGATGGACTACGGGATTCATGCTCTGGATCGGCAAGTGGTCCGCTGGCCGCGCGTGGCGTTGGCGGAGCACGTCACGCACGCAAGGGGTGGTTGGCTCGCGTACGGCTATGGCGCATTGCTGCCGCTGGCCGCGGTAGTCGTATGGGGCATCGCCTCGCATGAGCATTGGGTTGACGCGCGCATTCTGCCCGCGCCGCTGGCTGTGATGGCAAGCACCTGGCAGGACATCAGAAGCGGTGCGCTGCCGATCCCGCTATTGCATACCTTGCTGCGCTCGGTCGAAGGGCTCGCACTCGGCACGACGATCGGTGTTCTATCCGGCCTTGCGCTCGGCCTCAACACTTCACTGCGGCGTACCGCCGGTCCGACGCTCGCCGCACTGAGGCAGGTTGCGATCTTCGCGTGGATTCCGCTGCTCACCGCGTGGGCCGGCATCGACGATCTCGCGAAGGTGATCTTCGTCGCGCTCGCCGCCTTCTTTCCGATGGTGGTGGCGACCGCTCGCGCTGTCGAAAACCTCTCGCCGCAACTTGCCGAAGTCGCGCAGACGCTGCGGCTCAATTTCGCGCAACGGCTGCGCTGGCTGATTCTGCCCGCGATTGTGCCGGGGGTGTTTGCCGGCTTGCGTCTCGCGCTGGTCTACGCATGGCTCGGCGCGATCGGCGCGGAGTATTTCATGCCGTCGGGCGTGGGCATCGGCCGCTTCATGCTCGATGCGCAGCAACTGTTCCGCATGGATCGGTTGTTGAGCGCGGCGGTGGTGGTCGGCGCGCTCGGTGCGCTGTTCGGCTGGCTTGGCGGACGGCTCGAAGCGTCGGCGACACGCTGGCGCGGGCCGCGCTAG
- a CDS encoding cytochrome b561, which produces MIMRSDQANFSRYASGYDGVARFLHWLVVVLIAAQFVIGWTMPDIHKGTRPDGLIAWHLGVGATLIAAVVVRIVWRLTHTPAPASLSPFFRVVSHVTHGLLYLALVAVPLLGWANASSRGWSVKLLGLLPYPSISPVGSSVGHAMGDIHGYLAWVLFALIALHVAAALFHRFVLKDQTLQRMLP; this is translated from the coding sequence ATGATCATGCGATCGGACCAGGCCAATTTCTCACGCTATGCATCAGGCTATGACGGCGTAGCCAGGTTTCTTCACTGGCTGGTGGTTGTATTGATCGCTGCGCAATTCGTGATCGGTTGGACCATGCCGGATATTCATAAGGGCACGCGGCCCGACGGTTTGATCGCGTGGCATCTCGGCGTGGGTGCAACACTGATTGCAGCGGTGGTGGTGAGAATCGTCTGGCGTCTCACGCACACGCCGGCACCGGCATCGCTTTCGCCTTTTTTTCGGGTCGTTTCGCACGTCACGCACGGTCTTCTTTATCTTGCGCTGGTGGCGGTGCCCTTGTTGGGATGGGCTAATGCGTCGTCGCGTGGCTGGTCCGTCAAGCTGCTTGGGCTGCTGCCTTACCCCAGCATCTCGCCGGTCGGCTCATCGGTAGGGCATGCAATGGGCGATATCCATGGCTATCTGGCCTGGGTGTTGTTCGCGCTGATCGCGCTGCATGTCGCGGCGGCGTTGTTTCATCGCTTCGTGCTCAAGGACCAGACATTGCAGCGGATGCTGCCGTGA